Genomic DNA from Babylonia areolata isolate BAREFJ2019XMU chromosome 9, ASM4173473v1, whole genome shotgun sequence:
TTTGCCCACTGTTTGACCCCCCGTCCTTTGTGACCCCAACGCTCGGCCAGCGGAACGGACTTTGTCCGAATGTGGGGCCGGTCTGTCAGGCTTGCAGGCCGTCTTGGTGTACGACGGACTGGGTGTGTAAAAAGGCAGGGGTTTCTCTGCTTCAGTGATTACTTTTTTCGGCACTGATGAATTCTGTGCAGGGATGGGTGAAGCTGACTGGACATGTACTGGAGTTGATGCCATCAGCATTTCATCACGTCTTTCTGGTGTTCCTTTCACAAAAGAACTTGATAATCTGCAAGCCATTGACAAAACGGACAAATTTAACACAAGGAATTTATCTGTTGGTAATTAGAATGTAATTTCATAGactgcaacgcaatacaatgtgCTACAACTAAATCTGATATGTAAAGTGAttcaaaccccccaaaaaaatccaaTAAGGATATGCAGAGCTTGATAGCCATTAACAAAACACACAGATTTAACACAGGGAATTTATGTTGTGACAGGAATGTTAGATCATGGAATGCAGTACAAAACCATATGCCACAACTCAGAATAtacaagggaatttttttttatatgatatgcatgtgtgcgtgtgtgagaaaaCAGGCATGGCTAGTGCATGTATATAATATCTGCATATGACTGAGAACAGAGGGCTCCAGTTTTGTCAACTGCATAACAGACTGGTTCTGAGTATTTCTGTTCTGGGCACCAGGGAGAAATACGAAGTctgtgtgacaaaaagaatactATGTCAGCAAGTATTTTCAGCATTgatgtaatcctgttttagtgcagttgatattttatCTTGATGTATTTTAAGATGTGAAGTCAAATTTCTgttctgcgagtgtgtgtgtgtgtgtgtatgtgtgtgtgtggtgcattgtTTCCTTTATGATATGTATTTCACTTTAGACTAAGCATTATCTACTTGACAATTTTTATTGCTTGATGGGTTTGCAAATGTGCTGTTTCAGCTGCATAACGCACATGACCTTTGATTTGCATGTGTGAAGACAATGGGTGTTTTTCTGTAAACAGAGACTCTGCAATGTCTTTATGTCATGTTTGCTTTTATCTGGACAATGCCAGGTGCCTTGAACAGCTACAGGACACCATACAAAAGAAAAGTTATACATTTTTATCAAGTGATAACTAAGCGTAAGCACAAAGTATAAAGTAATGTAAATCTCACAATGCCTTAAATAAAAGCAAAATCACTTGTTTCAAAATGACTATGTACAAACCATCCTCTTCTATCTTTATTTAGCTGACTGCTTACCTTTTAAACTGCAGGATATCTTGCATCTTGGTTTCAagagatctttttcttctttctttcttcttcatctttttctgtgCCTTTTTGTCCAAATCAGCGCTGGTCACCAGCtctgactgttgttttttttctgcttctgattgaaaaaaaaaaagaaaaaaaagtttgttaacAGGATTACAATTTAAACGCTGATGGTGGAGTGGTGGGGCATTGGATGAAGCAGGCATtagtaggaggagtttgtattatactccatgtttggtgttaaatatacttaccatgtcaaactgatgcaaactaggcctattggtttgctctgcttggccaaatttcgcgcggctaacagtgaaaagacgggcccacccactctcagccaatcaaacgcctctaaaattATTACCAATCaatgtgttgtgttacattgtagTGTATTGAGttactttttgtcataacagatttctctgtatgaaatttgggttgctctcccatCAGAGAATATTTTTGCCACACTGCAGCGgcacccatattttttttctgttttttcccgcCCCCGTCTCAaacgtgtatttgttttattatcaaactggacttttctacaggattttgcaaGTGACATCCCttctgttgtcatgggttcttttacatgcttgCAGGACTCACTCAGTCTGAGACGGGTTTTGTGATGATGCAAGGCCTCTCTGCTCTGCAGCTGGATCTTTGTCTGCCACTGACAGGGACTGCATTTCAGCACCTGTTCACAGACAGTCAGTCATTTCATGACATCCTATTCCAACAATCACTCTCACTTCATcctaagtctcacacacacagacacacatgtattcaAACACCAGTCTCAGTGCTGGCAGTCCAAAGGGAAGATATCTAACAATCTCTGAAGCAACAGTTAAGTAAATCACTTATATTTCAgtatttatagatatatatatgtaaatgatTACATATAacgtttttttgtcttctttttaagtAACAAGAACAAACTCATCTGTCATCAATATTTCTAAAAAGTAATATCTATCTATGATTTAATAGTAATACCACTTATGTATATATTGATTATTAGGTGTTGTGTCCCAAGAAAATGAATCAACACAATTCATCACAAAAATTGCAGTGCATGTTTATATGCAAAACAAAGTAGATTCTAAAACAGAAAGTCAACTGCTTAAACACAAACCTTTATTAGTTTATTATACTACTGATCTTGGCAAATGTGCATCATTAATTTCTTATAATTGCAATTAAATGTGAATAATATCTATGCTTTTCACTTTCTTGAATACACATTTCTCATTGatcattgcaatggaaaaacacTTCTGACAAATAATAACAACTATACTTTCCACTTTCTTGAATATACATTTCTCACTGATCACTGCAGTGGAAGAAGCTTGTAACAAATAATGTCTCAACAAGGCAAGAACCCCAAATAAATGAAACCAAGTCCAgatgtcttcagttgttgttttatatttaaaaaaaaataaattaaaattaaaattaaaaaaaagaagtagataaAGCATCAGCAAACAGTCCTGGTTTAACTATTAACCTTAAAAACTGATCTGCAGCTTAGGTAAGGGTTAGGAGTgaaagtgtgagtttgtgtatgtggtttttgttgttgtttttttagttattttttttgcttcttccacttctctaTGGAAGAtgaagacatctgggcttggtgatacatatgtatatgtatatctagaTATCCATCATAGTTCAATGTTGTTCCTACCCTACAAATTGGGAAGTGGTGGTAAAAATAAAGACTGGTTAAATACACTACAGTAAGATAAGTTGAGTGTCGTCAGTGAAGCTCTTGTGCGAAAGGAAATGACTGTTTTAATACATCAGACAGTGGGGTAGCatataaaacaaacagaataggGCCAAGGACTaatccctgtgggacaccatgtGATAGCAGAGTTTCATTAGAGTATTGCCATTTACACTGCACAGTCTGGGCTTGATTCCATGAGTAGGACTGAAACCTGGAATGCGCAAGATTGTGGATGTCAAACGAATGTTTGATCTTTCCATGAGAAGTGTTtaatcaattgtatcaaatgctgcaGTATGATCTAAAAGAGCAAGAACAGAAATTTGCAATCCTCAGAAAGTACTATGTcctatacatctgtgtgtgtgtgtgtgtgtgtgtgtgtgtgtgtgtgtgtaacttataAGCACCAACAAATCATAAAATCTCAGCTGACCAGGTTATTATGGTGCTGCATTGCTCTATGCAGAAGCTGTTGCTGACGAGCTGTcaaattgttttccttttttttccttaaaattcTCTGTAACTGTTTTGTCATATTTGGTCTTGACTGAAGCCGGACTGCAAGGAACTGCTGGCATTTTGGACATATCAAGGACTCTCTgaaaccaaacgaaaaaaaatcaaagttcaTTGATTAATTGGTATGCTCATTctgacaaagcaaaaaaaaacaacccccaaacaaaaaaaaacaacccacaaaacaaaacaatgacaaataaaaatcaaaacaacaacaaaaaacaaataatcaaCCTTGAGATCATGCTAGACATAAGCATAGATTTATACCCAAGACAGTACCCAAAAGAGACACATACTGGCTAAAAGTAAAACTGGCAACAATAAATCTcataggtgtatatatatatacatgtatatatatatatatatatatatatatatatatatatatatatatatatatatccatcattTCTATgtcaattaattaaaaaaacatgaTAGTGGTGGAAAACAAGTGCTGGGAAACAATGATTCTAGCACAAATGGACTTCAACACAAAGATGTTTTATGTTATTATATTTCTTAAAATGACTTCAACACAAAGATGcttttgtttattctatttctttACATTTCTGGTGCATTGTGCTTATGGATAAGTAAAATATATGAACACATAATCATTATCAAACTTATATCCTGTTAATAATTTTTCATATGAATAGTGTTTAATGTTtacgacagaaaatgaaaaagatgggcaaaaagagagacagacagttggatGGATGGCTTATTTATACTACAGGCTactgccccttatgaaagggtatcATAAAGCCACACTTTACCTTTGCATCTTTAAAACAGTCACAGTAATTAATTTTATTACATGGGTGATCGActgaagctttaaaaaaaaaaaaaaaatcaatgttgttGCATTCATCCCAAGTATCCAAAATGATTTTACACAATGTTGACAAAGTCACAAACCAAACTGGTGTGGATGCAAAGTTATCACTATCAAAACCCTTCTTTACGTTTTTTTAAGCAAATTTGCTTtgaatatcaaaaaagaaaaaaaaaggtatttattaAAATTATGTGTGTCTATTTGTCACAAGCCAACAGTGGgcatttttttcttcacaataAAATTAATGGACTTTTTATtttcactgaaaacaacaaaaaaagaaatgtgacATTCTTAACATATGAAGGACAGCCTGAAAATAGAATACAGGTTTGAACGCGTACAACTTGTTCAGTGTTTAATTAAATCATTCCTTTTTGTAAAATGTGTCACATCACAAGCTATGTACATCCTTTCAGATATATTGCCCAATAAATCCGAGAATATAAGTTTGTGTTACAAGATAACCACTGTATTTCTTTCATCAGATTCAGATGCATGACAAAGTATTATTTAATTTCAAAAAAGTTCTGCTGGAATGCTGAGAAAAAAATACTTATTAATATTATTCATAATGACAATGTAACATGTGTTACATCTAATTTCCATGtaaatataattatacatacatacatatgcacatacatacatacatgtatacatacatatgtgtgtgtgtgtgtgtgtgtgtgtgtgtgtgtgagagagagagagagagagagagagagagagagagagagaattctgaactcagaactgtttaaatgtacatcggccttgggccacaatacaaaaggactgtGGTTTGTAAGGCGTCAAAACAAGTTTGTCACGCGCACCGTGCATTCTAAGGCGTTGACATACAAAGTACATTGGACAATATGTAAAACAATGAGATGATCAACTTACATTGATTCACGTCTGGATAGTCTGGCTGCACTCTGGATTGACGTTGGAGTAGCTTTCAACGTTGCCATTTCAAGTAGAATTTCCTCTTCGCCGCAACGTCAAAAAGTCGTCGTTCCTCAACACACATGTTGGGGACAAATTAGGGGACGTTACTCCAAATAAACGGAAATCATGGGTTTTTGTTACAGTATCAAGGAAGAGTCAAAGCGTGCAAACTGTTCCACGACGTCTACTttgaagataaataaatgaataagtaaatagataaatactaaATAAATTTAATACAACGGGTAAGGTAGGAGCAAATGcatgaccttcgcataaacccaacgagcTTTTAATGCCATATGAAGGCCTACCGGTGTATCGTTGTAAAACCAACGCGGCGCTGGTGAGGCCTTGGAGATCATGATCAATTCTACCACAGGTATGGTGAATAAACCAAACCTGAATTTACCCCCACTGGTAAGTAATGTTGTAGAAAGCCAGGTCTATGCCGGCTGGGTGCATTCCCGGGGACTGCTACGAAAGCCGGATTGGTCAAGTtgggagatgcgaacacacccaTTGACTGCGCCCAATCGCCCCTATCAACAGCAACCTCCTTCAGTATCAACATACTGCTGTTGGTcgtcaagaagaagaacaagaagtagaagcTTGATAGCCtgagaaacaatgaaataaataaatacactgaCATAGAAATtcttgaagaagaaagaataaactggaaaaagaaaaacaaaagagaaaaactaTTGCCAAAATGCAATCGTCCCTGGGTGGGctcgaaccaccaacctttcggttaacagccgaaCGCGCTAACCGATTGCGCCACAGAGACTTCCTGACAGGTGTAAAAACATTATACAGGTCACGGCAATGGATGTGTCAGTCTCCACGAACTAAAAATAGACCGACCCTTCCTGTACTGATCTGACCCCAGCGCAGTACCGTTTGATAGCTTGAGGCGAGCGTGTGGCGCGCGGCAGCCATTGTAGTCCACACCTTCGGTAAACGAGAAAGTCGAAAGAACAGGCTGTTTTGATAAGCACTGTGATAGGCCTTGCATCTCTTTCTTAACACACCCTAGGAAAAGTTGGGATGCATTCGCACCTTACATCCTTCTTGCCATCCAGCCAGCTACAAATActtgaaaagaaaattaattgAATTCAATTGCAATGCAATCTGCTATGGCTTCATCTTATTATATGCAATCATGGCacaaatcataataatattatgtCCTCTGCTCTTGTTGCTGTATGTACGTGTCAAGGGAAAAGTATATcaacggacttttttttttaatcatgtgcaCGGTCCCAAAGTTAGTCCTTAATTGTGTGATGACTGATTGGTGGCAGTTAATGTTTTATGTATTTTGCCGTACCTAAAAAACCAGGTGCAAGGCCATCATACAATTGATCGCctcacagaaagtgtgtgtgcgcgcgtgcgtgtaaaaTAGCCGTGCTAAGGACATACCAGACAAGCATGTTTGTTCTTTCTTAGTGTTGAAccagaacaataaaaaaaaaaaaatataaaaaagtcaGTTGAAGTGCATGCATCCATTGTGTTCCTATGACTTgcaatagaaagaaggaaagtattCTGTAAAGTTATAAATGGAGTGATGGAGTGTGGGAATGACAAAGAGTCACTGTATGTGAATGGAGACTCTTCATTTGTTGTAGTAAGTTATGTGTTTAGTAATATGTACATTCACTCACTGTCTACCCCCGTTCAGTAATACATATTTTCAcacactttcgtctgattttcgtggagaTTCAACGGTTATTGTTTTAGCGAGAAccacgtgcgcatgcgcgtctccatttcctcaTTTTTCCAGGTCACTAAAAGCCTAagatttcgtcgtggaaatcgctgttctgacgaaaggattttgaacatttaggtgactatttttgcaagtttacaggatatatttggttttataattacacccattatttgcttaaGTCTGCTATGTTTACTGACTTTGAGCGTGCTTCTtttcatatatctgccattacgtattcgaactgatccactTTTTAACTCTGccaaaaagttgtccgaacaaaggcagtgcaaactcagagaagacagttatggtggtgggctgcgagcgacgaaaagtccaccacgaaagcAGGCCTGCACACCCTCCCACATGTCTATACCCGTTGTGTTACGTACTTTCACACACTCAGTGTCTACCCTAGCTTTGCTCCCCCTGTGGCTGTCTTCTGTTTCCCCGTTTTCGTCCCAGTGTCCCGTTTCTTcatcaccctccctttctctgtatttGTTTCCATCCAGCTCAGTCTTTCTCCGTCTGCCCTTAGTCACACGTTTGTCTATCGCGCTTTGTCAGTCCTCATGAACTGTGCTCCGCGAAACTTGCATTCACTCAAAACTTCAGTGCATTCACTGAAACCATGccacaaagaaaaggaagaagacaacgaaatatgatcaaatcaaatcaatttatggtgcttagagcctcgtcgaccactaaggccatcactGAGTCTCAAGGCTAtcgcactactactactattgcatcTACTTCAAatcaggggggcgggggcgaatacacaataaaaaagaaaaaaaagaaacagtcaccgcttcaagctttccactcaaagttgaaAAACCTTCCAtatttaaaaccttcaaatccgattaaaaatgttcacttctttgaAGTCctatcagcgtccacggagggacatcacgaaacaaagtcctCAAATAATCCGCCGTGTGATGTCTTTGTCTGACGTCAAACAGATCCTAGCAGTCaatgagcacgtgtttcacagttagaggctcatcacagggactacatcgaggggcctcctcccccttcaacaaataAGAATGAGTGCCGAGAAAAGTGTGCCCCTTTCGATTCTTCACCACCGATGGGATGATCTCTTTCAGGTCTGgacgaatttggaacagcttgttgtccgtctgggtgttccactcctcttgccaaagatcctgaAGGTAAGTGTCCACCTTCTGCTTAAGGTCTGTGTACGGTATGTACTCAGTGAAGATCTCGATAGTTTTTCTTTTGCAGCGTTCTTCGCCTGCTGATACGCCCTCATTACCACAAATGTCAACATGGCCAGGAGTCCGGGCCAAAACAACACATACCCTTTCTTTGTTACCAGAGTGAAAGTTCTGTAAAATTCTAAAAGTTTAGGATGTttcagattcctgcaggcgatcgcttCCAGGActgatgtttaactcactcagtacggccagtcctctcttctcctctatacagccacctcggatgtccagtgggtgtctcaatgacccaacctttagcttccgtcgtcagaattgtggtatctttgtcaacattcacctcttcagtataagagccttccgcttgcaatattttgatggtggtaattggggtgaaacgctgttaacgtcatctctttcgccgttcgtatggagagagttaaaacgagagagaagagagaaagagtttaGAGAGACTGTTCAGAAAAAGAAGAGGTGAATGAcgatagagaaagaaaaatatgattgaGAGACATATCTGGAAAGGGAGATTAGGGTCCGGTGAAGAACGGGGAAATACAGgaatagaaaagaaataaacaggtcaagaatgaaagaaaagaaactgaaatgagagaaagaaaacgatatCCGAGGTCATGTTGATTAATGAGGATATAGTCACCCGTCCGTCCCCCACCCACTCATCACCCTCGTCCCCTcctccacacgaacacacacacacacacacacacacacacacacacacacacacacacacacacacagagaaaactcagaactgtttAAAAGTGTAAGGCCACCGACCAGTATACATGGTTGCACTTGTTGTACACTcaacacatgaaaaacaaactttttttttccttctgtttatcacaacagatttctctgtgtgaaattcgggctgctctccccagagagagcgcgtcgcaacactacagcgccacccattttcttgcattttttcctacgtgcagtttaatttattttccctatcgaagtggatttatctccagaattttgccagggacaacccttttgttgccgtgggttcttttacgtgcgctaagtgcatgctgcacacgggacctcggtttatcgtctcatccgaatgactaatgtccGCCGgtgttggatgaacaacaaaatttagaaagaataaactgataaactAAAGAACAAGCTAAGAGTAATTTAGAAGCATGTCTTTCCGAGTCATCTAAGACTGAGAGCTTAAATTCTGCTCcatgttttaacgcataaaaaaaaaaaaaaaatccgacatCTCTTGTcagtgttgacattttgaagcaagtggggtaataggggaatccttaaattgtgcatgtgcatggatatgtatttttctctcagaatatcatattgtggacaaattgccagtatgcctgcatgaatttcgtcttcgttcaagttgggttttttttgtttttttttcaagcaatccgtataacgctcattaactttaagttcgtttactgACTCCAAATCTGAATCAAATGAAAGACGACCTAAATTTagaaatggtaagatcaaatagatattttttctggttgcaacactgatttaaaggaacggtatgtttcataacAATTACTACTATATTATttagtttgcttgaccagtcttgctcataacagtccaccatacg
This window encodes:
- the LOC143285790 gene encoding uncharacterized protein LOC143285790; translation: MATLKATPTSIQSAARLSRRESIESLICPKCQQFLAVRLQSRPNMTKQLQRILRKKKENNLTARQQQLLHRAMQHHNNLVLKCSPCQWQTKIQLQSREALHHHKTRLRLKAEKKQQSELVTSADLDKKAQKKMKKKERRKRSLETKMQDILQFKRLSSSFVKGTPERRDEMLMASTPVHVQSASPIPAQNSSVPKKVITEAEKPLPFYTPSPSYTKTACKPDRPAPHSDKVRSAGRALGSQRTGGQTVGKQQLRRVLDQKKKGNLSAGDSIAQFLNSLK